A single genomic interval of Pirellulales bacterium harbors:
- a CDS encoding polysaccharide deacetylase family protein: MNLRENFRRLLLCSYCSATLPYRRWFLACHSAQGAIPIIVLFYHRIADDDSRNWTHSNRLFRQQIEWLEQHCELISLHEVQRRIQAGYNDRLAASITFDDGYSENCDQAIPLLIEKKIPCTYFVSSRHVLEGGKFAHDTATAGRAVPNTLAQLRWMANCGIEIGSHTRTHADLGRISDERQLYDEVIVAGEELQAAIDRPVRYFAFPYGMPQNLNAQAIQMARNYGYQAVCSAYGDYNIPGDDPFHIRRFHADDMLRLKN, from the coding sequence ATGAATCTCCGAGAAAACTTTCGCCGATTGTTACTGTGTAGTTATTGTAGTGCTACGCTGCCCTATCGGCGCTGGTTCCTTGCATGCCATTCTGCTCAAGGCGCCATACCGATCATCGTGCTTTTTTATCACCGCATTGCCGATGATGATAGCCGCAACTGGACCCATTCGAATCGTCTCTTTCGGCAGCAAATCGAATGGCTAGAGCAACACTGCGAGCTAATTTCTCTCCACGAGGTCCAGCGCCGAATACAGGCTGGTTATAACGATCGTTTAGCCGCCAGTATAACTTTCGATGATGGCTACTCGGAGAATTGCGACCAAGCAATCCCGCTGCTAATTGAAAAGAAAATTCCTTGCACCTATTTTGTCAGCTCGCGGCATGTCTTGGAAGGCGGCAAATTTGCCCACGACACAGCGACTGCTGGCCGGGCCGTTCCCAACACCCTAGCACAGTTACGTTGGATGGCTAACTGCGGCATCGAAATTGGTTCACATACCCGCACCCATGCTGATTTGGGCCGCATTAGCGATGAACGCCAACTGTACGATGAAGTCATTGTCGCAGGAGAAGAATTGCAAGCAGCCATCGACCGGCCAGTGCGCTATTTCGCTTTCCCCTACGGAATGCCTCAGAACCTTAATGCTCAGGCAATCCAAATGGCACGCAATTATGGTTACCAAGCGGTGTGTTCGGCCTATGGAGATTACAACATTCCAGGGGACGATCCGTTCCATATTCGAAGATTTCATGCAGACGACATGTTGCGACTTAAAAACTG
- a CDS encoding GNAT family N-acetyltransferase — protein MCDEEHQVVAIAPWYRIVSRSGAKLIRFLGDGQVCSDYLTMLCRSGQEQAVATALADWLMLRNQRSAFHYNLTTDERCQAYPQGTNSRQIFASDCRWDRMEFVGIADNDVPIYHLVEQLEVRGNMVSSESAMNLWRVPLPPSWEEFLMILSKSHRNRLRRADKIYFQSGLVHLHRATAPNQIADFFDIFIDLHQRNWQRRGFPGCFASSTFETFLREVATRLLADGQITLTWLEMDGKPLAAEYRLHGDKVMYAYQSGMDPDRLQIRPGELANMASIRNAIELGQNAYDFLRGDEEYKARWRAEPHPMLSIRVVPQHVSARLRHNAWRAKQNLKQWIKSGLQLTSHWIPSLTTQE, from the coding sequence GTGTGTGATGAAGAACACCAAGTGGTCGCCATTGCACCTTGGTACCGGATTGTTTCTCGCAGCGGAGCGAAACTAATTCGGTTTTTGGGTGACGGCCAAGTTTGCAGCGACTACCTCACCATGCTGTGCCGTTCAGGGCAAGAACAAGCCGTCGCCACAGCACTGGCAGATTGGCTAATGTTACGGAATCAGCGATCAGCATTTCATTACAACTTGACAACCGACGAGCGGTGTCAAGCTTATCCTCAAGGCACAAATAGTCGCCAAATTTTCGCTAGCGACTGTCGCTGGGACCGCATGGAATTTGTCGGCATAGCTGACAATGACGTTCCAATCTATCACTTGGTGGAGCAGTTGGAAGTTCGGGGAAATATGGTCTCTTCCGAATCCGCAATGAATTTGTGGCGCGTTCCGCTACCTCCATCCTGGGAAGAATTCTTGATGATCCTTTCCAAATCTCATCGCAACCGGTTGCGACGAGCAGACAAAATCTACTTTCAATCAGGGCTAGTACATCTCCATCGGGCGACAGCGCCGAATCAGATCGCTGACTTCTTCGACATCTTCATCGATCTGCATCAGCGCAATTGGCAACGTCGCGGTTTTCCGGGTTGCTTTGCTTCATCCACGTTTGAAACCTTTCTTCGCGAAGTGGCAACTCGCTTACTTGCCGATGGTCAAATCACGCTCACTTGGCTGGAAATGGATGGCAAGCCTTTAGCAGCCGAATATCGACTGCATGGGGACAAAGTGATGTATGCCTATCAGAGCGGAATGGATCCGGATCGGCTCCAAATAAGACCCGGCGAATTGGCTAACATGGCATCGATTCGAAACGCAATTGAGCTAGGACAAAATGCTTACGATTTCCTCCGCGGCGACGAAGAGTACAAAGCGCGTTGGCGCGCGGAACCGCATCCCATGCTTTCGATCCGTGTAGTTCCACAGCATGTATCCGCACGCCTGCGACATAATGCCTGGCGAGCCAAGCAAAATCTAAAACAGTGGATTAAAAGCGGCTTGCAATTGACAAGCCATTGGATTCCATCCTTAACAACGCAAGAGTAG
- a CDS encoding acyltransferase: MWLDFARLAAAYSIVWLHTPRSPQLSSWNVLGRFAVPFFTAGAVFFVIDGLRRQPHRSWREYAVNRFRRIYVPFVGWSLIYVLLKLFKKVALPDQANDFSGFKILWTGTFWHLWFMPFVLVVTLATFIAARPLLRRKKLGCIVGAVAIPVGLLVACTNPPDWVAADANFALLAWQALPAACWGFAVALVFPYGLKRIVFYRTTTLIAIGGFATLVAWLVACGRNDFVENLSGTLLFIAALQPQAPVWVERFGRFGAVAFGIYLAHPLVIKTFEAVATKLHWPITWPLDLTTFAIAAIGSTWLAWALARWRHTRWLAA; the protein is encoded by the coding sequence ATGTGGCTGGATTTTGCGCGGCTCGCCGCGGCCTACAGCATTGTGTGGCTACATACGCCGCGTTCACCGCAGTTGAGTTCATGGAATGTGCTGGGGCGGTTTGCAGTTCCATTTTTCACTGCCGGAGCGGTGTTTTTTGTAATTGATGGGTTACGCCGGCAACCGCATCGCTCGTGGCGCGAATACGCGGTGAATAGATTTCGCCGAATTTACGTTCCATTCGTAGGTTGGAGCCTAATTTATGTGCTGCTCAAGCTATTCAAAAAAGTGGCTTTGCCCGATCAGGCCAATGATTTTTCTGGATTTAAAATTCTGTGGACGGGCACGTTTTGGCATTTGTGGTTTATGCCGTTCGTGTTGGTGGTGACATTGGCAACATTCATCGCTGCTCGGCCGCTTCTAAGACGCAAGAAGCTGGGATGCATTGTGGGTGCAGTCGCGATTCCAGTCGGCTTGCTTGTGGCGTGCACGAATCCGCCAGATTGGGTGGCGGCTGATGCAAATTTTGCACTGCTAGCTTGGCAGGCATTGCCAGCTGCGTGTTGGGGATTTGCGGTGGCGCTGGTTTTTCCCTATGGATTGAAAAGAATCGTCTTTTACCGCACAACAACGTTGATTGCCATTGGTGGGTTCGCGACTCTTGTGGCTTGGCTGGTAGCGTGTGGCCGCAATGACTTCGTGGAGAATCTATCCGGTACGCTGCTGTTCATTGCAGCTTTGCAACCACAGGCGCCTGTTTGGGTTGAGCGCTTCGGAAGGTTTGGTGCCGTGGCATTTGGTATTTATTTGGCCCACCCATTAGTGATTAAAACGTTCGAAGCAGTTGCGACCAAGCTGCACTGGCCAATCACGTGGCCATTGGATTTGACAACATTTGCGATCGCAGCCATCGGTAGCACGTGGCTGGCTTGGGCTTTGGCTCGCTGGCGTCACACCCGCTGGTTGGCGGCATAA
- a CDS encoding sugar transferase, producing MSRQLSQWKKIAWHCLSDDAGTATLISASLTVEEYTAALPARSFVPPQVAIRPRPATQLPIQQTPYIWAEGNLSLEYLALKRVLDIVGSLLLLVLLSPILLTVLAVLVVTTRGKPLFRQRRVGHCGRHFWMYKFRTMRLDADKLQYLVRNEKDGPIFKNRCDPRVTRLGRWLRKTSIDEMPQLANVLLGHMSLVGPRPPVPKEVAKYKPWQRRRLAIKPGLTCLWQVSGRSDIGFEDWVRMDIWYLRHQSLWTDFKLLVRTPLKVITCKGAY from the coding sequence ATGAGCAGGCAGCTCAGCCAATGGAAAAAAATCGCTTGGCATTGCCTGAGCGATGACGCAGGCACAGCAACCCTAATATCTGCATCCCTAACTGTCGAGGAATATACCGCAGCTTTACCAGCTAGATCGTTTGTACCACCGCAAGTTGCGATTCGGCCACGACCGGCCACACAGCTTCCAATCCAACAAACGCCGTATATCTGGGCGGAGGGGAATTTATCGCTGGAATATTTAGCGCTAAAACGCGTGTTGGACATTGTTGGTTCACTGTTGTTGCTGGTGCTGTTATCGCCAATTTTGCTTACCGTTTTAGCGGTTTTGGTTGTCACTACGCGGGGCAAGCCATTGTTTCGGCAACGACGCGTTGGACATTGTGGGCGCCATTTTTGGATGTATAAATTTCGCACAATGCGTTTGGATGCCGACAAGTTGCAATATCTAGTGCGAAACGAAAAAGATGGACCAATTTTTAAGAATCGTTGTGATCCTCGGGTGACGCGGCTCGGACGATGGCTGCGAAAAACCAGCATCGACGAAATGCCGCAATTGGCCAATGTGCTGTTGGGTCACATGTCTCTGGTGGGTCCGCGCCCACCGGTTCCCAAGGAAGTGGCGAAATATAAACCTTGGCAGCGTCGACGACTAGCCATCAAGCCCGGATTGACGTGCCTGTGGCAAGTGAGTGGCCGCAGCGATATCGGTTTCGAAGATTGGGTGCGCATGGATATTTGGTATCT